A genomic stretch from Falsibacillus albus includes:
- the dinG gene encoding ATP-dependent DNA helicase DinG yields MTQKYVVVDLETTGNAPKKGDRIIQISAVVVENRKIKEQFTSFVNPEQMIPAFITELTGIDDEMVKDAPTFDEIAPDIIRILDGSIFTAHNVNFDLNFLQAELEEAGYPCFNGPSVDTVEMAKILLPTADSYKLTELSSGFSLNHERPHQADSDAYATALLLLEFMEKIEVLPMVTIENLLTLSFHLKSDVHLVLQALHNIKLSHIENLPDHLEVYRGIVLAKNQEIQHVELKPPSFPESNDEKNQLLSFGVDGFEAREGQLQMMDMVMKAFRKPGHAVIEAGTGIGKSLGYLIPSIYYSVEKNAPVIISTYTNQLQEQLLSREISALQKMLPFSFKTALLKGRSHYLHLLKFEQTLKEEDAQYDSVLTKMQILVWLTSTMTGDLGELNLSSGGRLYCSRIKHDGWYLSKEKDPWVSKDFYLKARKNAENANIIITNHAMLMNDLLNETSILPPYETLVLDEAHHIEKAARAHAGASLDIISSKFLLGQLGTNEKRQLAHRLYSLIEEHGITISFHPFEMDRSLQDLDQDFDDLFGILAHISRQFEKKHQPQFQKIQYLLNEIGKDGRDYKSFYICAERVKSGLKDIRQKVETGLETVKKAERALSAADKALLEELHGLLIQWEEMERTISDLILRPDERNVIWVEADLNGIPNSLSIIGQPVSLDKQLRDFLFSVKKSVVMTSATLTVKSSFDYFLQEVGLSGREILKLQLPSPFEYQKMAKLIIPNDIPEIRKVQSAQYIDAISNHIIALAEATKGRMLILFTSFDMLKRTYNLIKDSGTLDDYVLMAQGISGGSRTRLTKNFQRFDKAILFGTNSFWEGVDIPGEDLSCLIIVRLPFAPPNEPVTKAKCRQVEKAGNNSFSEYSLPEAVLRFKQGFGRLIRRSTDRGIVIVFDRRIMTTSYGRAFTSSIPPIPTVQGDINEIVTLIEDWL; encoded by the coding sequence ATGACCCAAAAATATGTTGTTGTTGATTTGGAAACAACAGGTAATGCACCCAAAAAAGGCGATCGCATCATCCAGATCTCTGCAGTCGTCGTTGAGAATAGAAAAATCAAGGAGCAGTTTACCTCATTTGTCAACCCAGAACAAATGATTCCTGCGTTTATTACTGAATTGACGGGAATCGACGATGAAATGGTTAAGGATGCTCCCACTTTTGATGAAATTGCGCCAGACATTATCCGAATTTTGGATGGCTCGATATTCACTGCACATAATGTGAATTTTGACTTGAATTTTCTTCAGGCTGAATTAGAAGAGGCTGGTTATCCTTGTTTTAATGGTCCTTCGGTGGATACAGTTGAAATGGCTAAAATATTACTTCCGACTGCTGACAGTTATAAGTTGACTGAGCTGTCAAGTGGGTTTTCACTTAATCATGAAAGGCCGCATCAGGCAGATAGCGATGCTTATGCCACTGCGCTATTGCTATTGGAATTCATGGAAAAAATAGAAGTGCTGCCGATGGTAACGATTGAAAATCTCTTAACCCTTTCCTTCCATTTGAAAAGTGATGTCCATTTGGTACTTCAGGCTTTACATAACATAAAGCTATCCCATATTGAGAACCTCCCTGATCATTTGGAGGTATACAGGGGGATTGTCTTGGCCAAAAATCAGGAAATTCAGCATGTGGAGCTTAAGCCGCCAAGCTTTCCAGAATCCAACGATGAAAAAAATCAATTATTATCCTTTGGGGTAGATGGATTCGAGGCGAGGGAAGGTCAGCTTCAAATGATGGACATGGTCATGAAGGCCTTCAGGAAACCCGGGCATGCAGTCATCGAAGCAGGGACCGGCATCGGAAAGTCACTTGGCTATTTGATTCCGAGCATATATTATTCTGTCGAAAAAAATGCACCTGTCATCATTAGTACATATACCAATCAATTACAGGAACAGCTTCTTTCGAGGGAAATATCCGCTTTGCAGAAAATGCTGCCATTTTCGTTCAAGACTGCACTGTTGAAGGGCAGGAGCCATTATCTTCATTTACTGAAATTCGAACAAACCTTAAAGGAAGAAGATGCTCAGTACGATTCAGTTTTGACCAAGATGCAGATTCTAGTATGGCTGACCTCTACGATGACAGGGGATCTTGGTGAATTGAATTTGTCCAGTGGAGGAAGGCTCTATTGCAGCAGAATCAAACATGATGGGTGGTATTTATCTAAAGAAAAAGATCCGTGGGTATCGAAGGACTTCTATTTAAAAGCAAGGAAAAATGCTGAAAATGCAAATATTATCATCACGAATCATGCGATGCTTATGAATGACCTGCTGAATGAGACGTCCATCTTACCGCCATATGAAACGCTTGTATTGGATGAAGCACATCATATTGAAAAGGCTGCAAGGGCTCATGCCGGCGCTTCACTGGATATCATTTCAAGTAAGTTTTTATTGGGTCAGCTCGGTACCAATGAAAAAAGACAGCTTGCCCACAGGCTATATTCCTTGATTGAGGAGCATGGGATTACAATTAGTTTTCACCCCTTTGAAATGGATCGGTCGCTCCAGGATCTCGATCAGGATTTTGATGATTTATTCGGCATCTTAGCTCATATAAGCAGGCAATTCGAAAAGAAACATCAGCCTCAATTTCAAAAGATCCAGTATCTTTTGAATGAAATCGGCAAGGATGGGCGCGATTATAAATCATTTTATATTTGTGCAGAAAGAGTTAAATCCGGCTTAAAAGACATTCGGCAAAAGGTTGAAACAGGACTGGAGACTGTAAAAAAAGCAGAGAGGGCTTTAAGTGCGGCGGATAAAGCTCTTTTAGAGGAGCTTCATGGATTATTGATCCAATGGGAAGAAATGGAGAGGACTATATCGGATTTGATCCTACGCCCTGATGAAAGAAATGTTATCTGGGTGGAAGCGGATTTAAATGGGATCCCCAATAGTCTGAGCATTATTGGGCAGCCGGTTTCACTCGATAAACAATTACGGGACTTTTTGTTTTCTGTGAAAAAAAGCGTGGTCATGACCTCAGCCACATTGACCGTAAAATCGTCATTTGATTATTTTTTACAAGAAGTCGGACTATCCGGAAGAGAAATATTGAAACTGCAGCTCCCTTCTCCATTTGAGTATCAAAAAATGGCCAAACTAATTATCCCAAATGATATCCCTGAAATCAGAAAAGTCCAATCGGCACAGTATATCGATGCCATTTCGAATCATATCATCGCTTTGGCGGAGGCAACGAAAGGAAGGATGCTCATTTTGTTTACGTCCTTCGATATGTTGAAGCGAACGTATAATTTAATTAAAGATAGTGGGACTCTTGACGATTATGTATTAATGGCACAAGGGATATCCGGCGGGAGCAGGACCAGGTTGACGAAGAACTTCCAGCGCTTCGATAAGGCGATTTTATTTGGCACGAATAGTTTCTGGGAGGGTGTGGATATTCCAGGAGAGGATTTATCATGTCTGATAATCGTCCGTCTGCCCTTTGCACCGCCAAATGAACCGGTTACGAAAGCGAAATGCCGACAAGTGGAGAAGGCTGGGAATAATTCATTTTCCGAATATTCCTTGCCAGAGGCGGTATTGCGTTTTAAACAAGGATTTGGGAGGTTGATTCGCCGCAGCACGGACAGAGGAATAGTTATCGTATTTGATAGAAGGATCATGACCACTTCATATGGCCGTGCCTTTACTTCCTCTATTCCACCGATTCCTACGGTCCAAGGCGATATTAATGAAATCGTCACGTTGATTGAGGATTGGTTGTAA
- a CDS encoding ComEC/Rec2 family competence protein — protein sequence MKVLFAVVLLIFAGPVEAHGSTIDLNLQKDEFAISFLPLSDGEAAIVHLADHHGILINLGGSSDKDEIVAYLKKFEITTLDSLWLTNEGTINLSLLDHLVKNFQLKDAMVLEKDYSNLLARSPSMDINTWKNNDTFSIYPSVNVHVHYVGDSLNEGADFSIDDSKYHFLWMSSTSKESQSALLKQPLDQINIVKIANYAQKKAITEDLLTHIDPQTSIIFKKQKLMPNPDIMEMLYETWIDTYSTDQHGLITIKFGHSTYEVITFE from the coding sequence ATGAAAGTGTTATTCGCAGTTGTTTTGCTCATTTTCGCCGGGCCAGTGGAGGCACATGGCTCAACCATTGACCTGAACCTGCAGAAGGACGAATTTGCCATTTCTTTTTTACCGCTTTCTGATGGAGAGGCAGCAATTGTCCATTTAGCCGATCATCACGGCATTTTGATCAACTTGGGTGGCAGCAGTGATAAGGACGAAATCGTTGCTTATTTAAAGAAATTCGAAATTACAACATTGGATTCATTGTGGCTAACGAACGAGGGAACGATTAATTTATCACTTTTGGATCATTTGGTGAAAAATTTTCAATTAAAAGATGCGATGGTTTTAGAGAAAGACTATTCCAACCTTCTTGCACGCTCTCCATCCATGGATATAAACACATGGAAAAATAATGATACTTTTTCAATCTATCCATCAGTAAACGTACATGTTCATTATGTGGGAGACAGCTTGAATGAAGGGGCTGATTTTTCCATTGATGATTCAAAGTACCATTTTTTATGGATGAGCTCTACAAGCAAGGAGAGCCAATCAGCTTTATTGAAGCAGCCCTTGGATCAGATCAATATTGTTAAGATTGCAAATTACGCTCAAAAAAAAGCCATCACTGAAGACCTGCTTACCCATATTGATCCTCAAACCTCGATCATTTTTAAGAAGCAGAAACTAATGCCGAATCCCGATATCATGGAGATGCTTTATGAAACATGGATCGATACATATTCAACCGATCAGCATGGTTTGATTACGATAAAATTCGGGCATTCCACTTATGAGGTCATCACGTTTGAGTGA
- a CDS encoding YpmA family protein produces the protein MESKIEVLSTVRIQNNPDLYKVVDALNRTLKEKDLMFGLALDSQDQNTAIFTIYRT, from the coding sequence TTGGAAAGTAAAATTGAAGTATTGTCTACGGTCAGGATCCAAAACAATCCTGATTTATATAAAGTGGTGGACGCATTGAATCGGACTTTAAAAGAAAAAGATCTAATGTTTGGATTGGCTTTGGATTCCCAAGATCAAAATACAGCCATCTTTACAATATATCGTACATAA
- a CDS encoding cell wall elongation regulator TseB-like domain-containing protein: MKKWILFFIGLTIIVLAITINIFIKGHSPLRAARDEAVQEVKHSTDIVKVKDFYLYHGSKSIYTVVGETKNGEKKVAFIPENKKSGLTEIKWAKGISKEDALNKLTQEKHPKKILGIRLGLEKVGPIWEISYLDNEGDLNYYYLLFKSGDWWKTVENI; this comes from the coding sequence TTGAAAAAATGGATATTGTTTTTTATAGGATTGACAATTATTGTATTAGCCATAACGATTAATATATTTATTAAAGGACATTCTCCTTTGAGAGCTGCACGCGATGAGGCAGTTCAAGAAGTGAAGCATTCCACTGATATTGTGAAAGTAAAGGATTTTTACTTATATCATGGCTCCAAATCCATCTACACAGTTGTAGGGGAGACAAAAAACGGGGAAAAAAAGGTGGCATTCATCCCTGAAAACAAAAAAAGCGGCCTGACAGAAATTAAATGGGCAAAAGGAATCTCAAAAGAAGATGCCCTCAATAAACTAACACAAGAAAAACATCCAAAAAAAATATTGGGGATCCGGCTCGGACTTGAAAAAGTCGGTCCAATATGGGAAATTTCCTATTTAGATAATGAAGGCGACCTTAATTATTATTACCTATTATTTAAATCTGGAGATTGGTGGAAAACTGTCGAAAACATATAA
- a CDS encoding pyridoxal phosphate-dependent aminotransferase has translation MRLAERVKALTPSSTLAITAKAKEMKAAGIDVIGLGAGEPDFNTPQHIIEAAIEAMKQGHTKYTPSGGLPALKDAIIDKFKTDQGLEYKRNEIIVTTGAKHALYTLFQVLLDEGDEVIIPIPYWVSYPEQVKLAGGEPIYLEGKEVNEYKITAEQLRGAVTTKTKAVIINSPSNPTGMLYSKQELEEIANVCLENNILIVSDEIYEKLIYGQHKHTSIAELSPQIKEQTIVINGVSKSHSMTGWRIGYAAGSQTVIKAMTDLASHSTSNPTTVSQYGAIAAYKGTQDPVEEMRTAFEERLNIIYDQLVKIPGFNCLKPQGAFYLFPNVKEAAMKTGFSDVDEFAKALLEEANVAVIPGSGFGSPDNIRLSYATSLDLLESAVNRIDEFVQSKLVTN, from the coding sequence ATCCGATTAGCAGAAAGAGTAAAAGCATTAACTCCTTCCTCAACACTGGCTATCACCGCAAAAGCAAAAGAAATGAAGGCTGCTGGAATCGACGTTATAGGTCTCGGAGCAGGTGAACCAGACTTCAACACCCCGCAGCATATCATTGAAGCTGCAATTGAAGCCATGAAACAAGGACACACGAAATATACGCCATCCGGGGGACTTCCGGCATTAAAAGATGCAATCATCGATAAGTTCAAGACTGATCAAGGGCTGGAATACAAGAGAAATGAAATCATTGTGACAACGGGTGCCAAGCATGCACTGTACACCCTTTTCCAAGTTCTGCTGGATGAAGGAGATGAAGTCATCATCCCTATCCCTTACTGGGTCAGCTACCCTGAACAGGTGAAGTTGGCAGGCGGTGAACCGATTTATCTCGAAGGAAAAGAAGTGAATGAATATAAAATAACAGCCGAACAGCTTCGTGGTGCGGTTACAACCAAAACGAAAGCGGTCATCATCAATTCGCCGAGCAACCCTACCGGCATGCTCTATTCAAAGCAAGAACTTGAAGAAATCGCAAATGTCTGCTTGGAAAACAATATACTGATTGTTTCGGATGAGATATATGAGAAGCTTATTTATGGTCAACACAAACATACCTCGATTGCTGAACTTTCACCACAAATTAAAGAGCAGACGATCGTGATCAACGGGGTTTCAAAATCACATTCGATGACAGGTTGGAGAATCGGATATGCCGCAGGAAGCCAAACGGTGATCAAAGCGATGACAGACCTTGCAAGCCACTCCACCTCCAATCCGACGACTGTGTCCCAGTATGGAGCCATTGCTGCATATAAAGGGACCCAGGATCCAGTTGAAGAGATGAGGACGGCATTTGAAGAAAGATTGAATATCATTTATGATCAATTGGTGAAAATTCCTGGGTTCAATTGCCTTAAGCCTCAAGGTGCATTCTATTTGTTCCCTAATGTCAAGGAAGCCGCAATGAAGACAGGCTTCTCTGATGTGGATGAATTCGCCAAAGCTCTTCTGGAAGAAGCCAATGTCGCTGTGATCCCTGGCTCCGGTTTCGGATCACCTGATAATATCCGCTTATCTTATGCGACATCTTTGGATTTATTGGAAAGCGCAGTTAATCGCATTGATGAGTTTGTACAATCAAAATTGGTTACTAATTGA
- the asnS gene encoding asparagine--tRNA ligase, with translation MKTMIGEVSKHVGQEVVIGAWLANKRSSGKIAFMQLRDGSGFIQGVVVKAEVEEEVFQKAKSITQETSMYITGIVQEDSRSPFGYELLIKDIEVISESVDFPITPKEHGTEFLMDHRHLWLRSRRQHAVMKIRNEIIRATYEFFNENGFVKVDPPILTGSAPEGTTELFATKYFEEDAYLSQSGQLYMEAAAMALGKVFSFGPTFRAEKSKTRRHLIEFWMIEPEMAFYQFEDNLQVQEQYVSYIVQSVLKNCKLELERLGRDTTKLEKIQAPFPRISYDDAVKFLQEKGFDDIQWGDDFGAPHETAIAESYEKPVFITHYPTSLKPFYMQPAEDRDDVVLCADLIAPEGYGEIIGGSERIHDHELLKQRLEEHDLGSDAYKWYLELRQYGSVPHSGFGLGLERTVAWISGVEHVRETIPFPRLLNRLYP, from the coding sequence GTGAAAACAATGATTGGTGAAGTAAGTAAACATGTAGGCCAAGAGGTTGTTATCGGTGCTTGGCTTGCCAATAAGAGATCCAGTGGGAAAATTGCATTCATGCAGTTGCGTGATGGTTCCGGATTCATCCAAGGTGTAGTCGTAAAAGCAGAAGTGGAAGAAGAGGTTTTCCAAAAAGCAAAATCAATCACACAGGAAACTTCCATGTATATCACTGGAATCGTTCAAGAAGATTCCAGATCTCCGTTCGGGTATGAGTTATTGATTAAAGATATTGAGGTTATCAGTGAATCTGTCGATTTCCCGATTACTCCTAAAGAACACGGCACTGAATTCTTGATGGATCATCGTCATCTATGGTTAAGATCGAGACGACAGCATGCCGTCATGAAAATCAGGAACGAAATTATCCGTGCGACATACGAATTTTTCAATGAGAATGGTTTCGTAAAAGTTGATCCGCCAATTTTGACCGGAAGTGCACCTGAAGGCACGACAGAACTTTTTGCAACAAAGTATTTTGAAGAAGATGCCTATCTTTCTCAAAGCGGTCAGCTCTACATGGAAGCTGCAGCAATGGCGTTAGGGAAAGTATTCTCCTTCGGACCTACGTTCCGTGCGGAAAAATCCAAAACCCGCCGCCATTTAATTGAATTCTGGATGATAGAACCAGAAATGGCGTTCTATCAATTCGAGGATAATCTCCAGGTGCAGGAACAATATGTATCCTATATTGTTCAATCTGTATTGAAAAATTGTAAGCTTGAATTAGAGCGTTTGGGGCGCGATACAACCAAACTCGAGAAAATTCAAGCACCTTTCCCGAGAATCAGCTATGATGATGCTGTGAAATTCCTTCAGGAAAAAGGATTTGATGATATTCAGTGGGGTGATGATTTCGGTGCACCACACGAAACTGCCATTGCAGAAAGTTATGAAAAACCAGTGTTCATCACTCACTATCCGACTTCTTTGAAGCCTTTCTATATGCAGCCTGCAGAAGACCGCGATGATGTGGTCCTTTGTGCAGATTTGATCGCGCCGGAAGGATACGGGGAAATCATCGGCGGTTCCGAGAGGATCCATGATCATGAATTGCTGAAGCAAAGGCTTGAAGAGCACGATTTGGGCTCTGATGCATATAAATGGTATCTGGAACTTAGACAATACGGATCTGTTCCGCATTCCGGATTCGGACTGGGACTTGAGAGGACAGTAGCATGGATCTCAGGAGTAGAGCACGTACGTGAAACGATCCCATTCCCAAGACTGTTGAACCGTTTGTATCCATAA
- a CDS encoding DnaD domain-containing protein: MDKEIFLAWMDEGTLQIPQILLKNYTKLGLNETDLVLLLHVYSFIQRGNEFPTPEELSGDMNISGGECSSILRRMVQQNILCIEEGYTEDSIRYEKYSLKPLWLKLADMIANDLKNDRMQKDLHDESELYTVFEKEFGRPLSPLECETLAMWMDQDHHDSVIIKAALRESVISGKLNFRYIDRILFEWKKNGVQTIEQARRHGEKFRQPKKANSEYQKSNTVPFYNWLEQ; the protein is encoded by the coding sequence ATGGATAAAGAGATTTTTTTAGCTTGGATGGACGAAGGGACGCTGCAAATTCCCCAAATCTTATTAAAAAATTATACGAAATTAGGTCTGAATGAAACGGACTTGGTCCTTTTACTTCACGTTTATTCATTTATACAAAGAGGCAATGAATTCCCAACCCCTGAAGAGCTTTCGGGAGACATGAATATATCAGGAGGGGAATGCTCTTCCATTTTAAGAAGGATGGTCCAGCAAAATATTCTTTGTATTGAGGAAGGCTATACGGAAGACAGCATACGCTATGAGAAATATTCCTTGAAGCCATTGTGGCTTAAGCTTGCAGATATGATTGCGAATGATTTGAAGAATGATCGCATGCAGAAGGATCTACATGATGAGTCAGAACTGTATACAGTTTTTGAAAAAGAATTTGGACGGCCGCTATCCCCATTGGAATGTGAGACACTTGCAATGTGGATGGACCAGGACCACCACGATTCCGTCATTATCAAGGCAGCTCTTAGGGAATCAGTAATTTCTGGGAAGCTAAACTTCAGGTACATTGATCGCATCTTATTCGAATGGAAAAAGAATGGCGTTCAAACGATTGAACAGGCAAGGCGCCACGGAGAAAAATTCCGCCAGCCAAAAAAGGCAAATAGTGAATATCAAAAGTCCAACACGGTGCCGTTCTACAATTGGCTGGAACAATAG
- the nth gene encoding endonuclease III, with protein MLNKQQIQYCLSEIEKMYPDAHCELVHENPFELVIAVALSAQCTDVLVNKVTLKLFQKYKRPEDYLNVELEELQNDIRSIGLYRNKAKNIQKLCKMLLDEYGGQVPKEREELVKLPGVGRKTANVVMSVAYGIPAIAVDTHVERVSKRLGICRWKDSVLEVEKTLMRKIPEEEWSATHHRLIFFGRYHCKAQNPQCPVCPLLPLCREGQKRMKKKSL; from the coding sequence ATGTTAAATAAACAACAAATTCAATATTGTTTAAGTGAAATTGAAAAAATGTATCCGGACGCCCACTGTGAGCTCGTTCATGAAAATCCTTTTGAATTGGTGATTGCAGTTGCGCTGTCCGCACAATGCACGGACGTACTGGTAAATAAAGTGACGTTGAAGCTGTTTCAAAAATACAAACGGCCCGAAGACTATTTGAATGTGGAACTTGAAGAGCTTCAAAATGATATCCGTTCAATTGGCCTTTATCGGAACAAAGCAAAAAATATCCAGAAATTATGCAAGATGCTGCTTGATGAGTATGGCGGACAAGTGCCAAAGGAACGGGAAGAACTCGTCAAACTCCCGGGAGTTGGCAGGAAGACGGCGAATGTGGTCATGTCAGTAGCATATGGAATCCCTGCTATCGCTGTTGATACCCATGTTGAGCGAGTGAGCAAAAGATTGGGGATCTGCCGCTGGAAGGACAGTGTTTTGGAAGTGGAAAAAACATTGATGAGAAAGATTCCGGAAGAAGAGTGGTCTGCCACACATCACAGATTGATTTTCTTTGGCAGGTATCATTGCAAAGCACAAAATCCTCAATGTCCTGTTTGCCCTCTGCTTCCGCTTTGCAGGGAAGGACAAAAGAGGATGAAAAAGAAGAGCCTATGA
- a CDS encoding YpoC family protein — translation MNVPAELIHPLFQSAIDRYFPDDANYYRNAAADQPWMEIQLNMPLLMDEWKRLDAILYRLFSERSKEIVDPMKLSISFFLKILYWTNNRPVQLSNWQQELSNLRVIPVNTLERLQFIESNPFLYHSYKQVSELIKEQSKLFAKYSAMKNSNQSTSKDGC, via the coding sequence ATGAATGTTCCTGCAGAATTAATTCATCCTCTTTTCCAGTCTGCGATCGATCGATATTTTCCTGATGATGCGAATTATTATCGAAATGCAGCAGCAGATCAACCTTGGATGGAAATTCAATTGAACATGCCGCTTTTAATGGACGAGTGGAAACGGCTGGATGCAATATTATATCGTCTCTTTTCCGAAAGAAGTAAAGAAATAGTCGATCCCATGAAGCTGTCCATTTCCTTTTTTTTAAAAATATTGTATTGGACAAACAATCGACCGGTCCAATTAAGCAATTGGCAACAAGAATTATCCAACTTGAGGGTCATACCAGTCAATACATTGGAGCGGCTCCAATTCATAGAATCGAATCCTTTTCTTTATCATTCATATAAACAAGTTTCTGAATTAATAAAAGAACAATCAAAGTTGTTTGCCAAATACTCGGCAATGAAAAATTCAAACCAAAGCACCTCGAAAGATGGCTGCTAA